A DNA window from Choloepus didactylus isolate mChoDid1 chromosome 9, mChoDid1.pri, whole genome shotgun sequence contains the following coding sequences:
- the PNKD gene encoding probable hydrolase PNKD isoform X10, protein MAAVVAATALKGRGARNARVLRGILSGATANKASQNRSRTLQSHSSPECKEEPEPLSPELEYIPRKRGKNPMRAVGLAWAIGFPCGILLFILTKREVDKDRLKQMKARQNMRASNTGEYESQRFRASSPHAPAPEVGSGVQA, encoded by the exons ATGGCGGCGGTGGTAGCTGCTACGGCGCTGAAGGGCCGGGGGGCAAGAAATGCCCGCGTCCTCCGGG GGATTCTCTCAGGAGCCACGGCTAACAAGGCTTCCCAGAACAGGTCCCGGACACTGCAAAGCCACAGCTCCCCCGAGTGCAAGGAAGAACCTGAGCCCCTATCCCCTGAGCTGGAATACATTCCCAGAAAGAGGGGCAAGAACCCCATGAGGGCTGTGGGACTAGCCTG GGCCATCGGCTTCCCCTGTGGTATCCTCCTCTTTATCCTCACCAAGCGGGAAGTGGACAAGGACCGTTTGAAGCAGATGAAGGCTCGGCAGAACATGCGGGCGTCCAACACGGGCGAGTATGAGAGCCAGAGGTTCAGGGCCTCCTCCCCACATGCCCCGGCTCCTGAAGTTGGCTCTGGGGTGCAGGCCTGA
- the TMBIM1 gene encoding protein lifeguard 3, whose amino-acid sequence MSHPSAPPPYEDRNPLYLGPPPAGGYGQPSVPPGGYPAYPTYPQPGYGHPAGYPQPMPPIHPMPMNYGPGEGYGGEERAVSDNFGPGEWDDRKVRHAFIRKVYTIVSIQLLITVAIIAIFTFVEPVSEFVKKNAAIYYTSYGVFLVTYLTLACCEGPRRRFPWNIILLALFTLAMGFMTGTISSWHGTKAVIIAAIITAIVSISVTIFCFQTKVDFTSCAGLFCVLGIVLMVTGIVTAIVLSFKYVYWLHMLYAALGAIAFTLFLAYDTQLVLGNRKHTISPEDYITGALQIYTDIIYIFIFVLQLLGNRD is encoded by the exons ATGTCCCACCCCAGTGCACCCCCTCCGTATGAGGACCGCAACCCCCTCTACCTGGGCCCCCCACCCGCTGGGGGCTATGGGCAGCCGTCTGTCCCCCCGGGCGGGTACCCCGCCTATCCCACTTACCCGCAACCTGGCTATGGGCACCCTGCTGGCTACCCACAGCCCATGCCCCCCATCCACCCGATGCCCATGAACTACG GCCCAGGCGAGGGCTATGGTGGGGAGGAGAGAGCCGTGAGTGACAACTTTGGGCCTGGAGAGTGGGACGACAGGAAAGTCCGACATGCCTTCATCCGAAAG GTTTACACCATCGTCTCCATCCAGCTGCTCATCACGGTGGCCATCATCGCCATCTTCACCTTCGT GGAACCGGTCAGCGAGTTCGTGAAGAAAAATGCGGCCATCTACTACACATCCTA TGGTGTCTTCCTGGTCACCTACCTGACCCTTGCCTGCTGCGAGGGACCCAG ACGCCGCTTCCCATGGAACATCATCCTGCTGGCCCTCTTC ACTCTTGCCATGGGCTTCATGACAGGCACTATTTCCAG TTGGCATGGGACCAAAGCCGTCATCATTGCCGCGATCATCACTGCCATCGTGTCCATTTCAGTCACCATCTTCTGCTTCCAAACCAAG GTGGACTTCACCTCGTGTGCAGGCCTCTTCTGTGTCCTGGGAATCGTGCTGATGGTGACTGGGATTGTCACTGCTATTgtgctgtccttcaaatat GTTTACTGGCTCCACATGCTCTATGCCGCTCTGGGGGCCATTGCTTTCACCTTG TTCCTGGCTTACGACACGCAGCTGGTCCTCGGGAACCGGAAGCACACCATCAGCCCGGAGGACTACATCACTGGCGCCCTGCAGATCTACACTGACATTATCTACATCTTCATTTTTGTGCTGCAGCTTTTGGGCAATCGCGATTAA